The window ttaccattgcttagtattgacaagatattacattttcaaaaatttgaaagaatattttttattaatattttaataatattttattagttttttcgaaaatagtgaaatattatttttttcagcactgctaatccaagaccaagtcttcggatcttttgtttttttcttctgtcgaaattatgactcttctagaaggacggaacccctgcgaaccaccaccttacgatcatgaagacttcaactactggaagcgattaatggaatgcttcttaggaagcatagacatcgattatatgctaattttgaggaaaccttctcaaaactcggaactgaacaaaaaggtaagtaacattatttataatgttttacctaacaatattttatgcagattagaaaagtacaagaatgcatatgagttgtggacccagttgatcaagcttcacgagatgctgatggagctagaagatcaagttaaagtcaaatatggactcgagtcaaatacaacggagaagcctactgaattaggggttgcgctcaaggttagtaatatttaccaaaatactcctactaatagtagtttaaataatcagcgtgatgataagtatgaaattagtcgGTGCAtcataatctagatttaaatgatttaaattcaaaatcacaaaataatctagactctgatcaagttaatcaagactctgatcaatttggcatcaacattgacttggtcaaacagaacaatgaccaaatcaattcaaataatttaattaattcagaaaatttgaaattaggtgagcatttagacataaataagtcaaacattaaaataaatttgaatttaaatgctaagaatgagaaaatggataaaatcaataaataccttgataaaatatttaataatcaagataaaatcagtctagaaaatgctatccaaaaccaagataatttaattaataaaaaattaaactttaaagataaaactaatctaataaattcaattaaccatatcaatttaaaaggcaaagaaaatataaggataaaatcaaacactttgataaaatcaaaacagaatttaacaaacttaaaatttaatgttaaagataacatattaaacaaaaataatctagacatttcaaaatcaacaattaataaaaagttaaaagataaaccgttaagaaaatataattcaaacagtttagttaattcaaatttaaaaataaataaaaacttaaactttaaaaataagctattaaagaaagataattgaattaacccaataaaattgaaattgaaagaaaattcaaatattaaatacactctcttaaagaaagataatttgaccaatttaattaattcaaaataaaaaatttaaatttaaattacaaattaaacattaaaatttaactaaaaccaactctaattatacaaaaatctgaaatgccaataattcaggggaggctccagaatagctggcacctctaaaattaatctacccgacaagggtaaaataagagtagactacctggcagggtagttaggaatagaataaacagggacaaaagtttaacttgacaagtagtactggtgaagttttggatgatagtacgttggggaagcttgggcatcgcatgtctagaaagatatggtttcgatctggtacatttggccaagtggaactgaccgaagctaccccttacggatcctaactaggtagaccaaggtttagtactaagctccgtggataggactattcggaaaacctcgaagggttggttacttctaatgatgtccaggtgactcaccaagcttagaagtttatccgaagaaaatgcctatttgttgagatcaaagcaaaacctgaatctaacacaagttaaaccaaactctgtaattaaatctaattcatctcacaaaattataggattccctaactgataatctagatcaggtgagatgaataacgattaaattaattaattttcaaattaaattaaaattaattaaaattaaatttcaaatttcaaattgaatttcaaattaaaattaaatttcgaatttcaaattaaattaaaattaaatttcgaattttaaattaaattaaaattaattaaagttaaatttcgaatttcaaattaaattaaaattaattaaaaataaatttcgaatttcaaattaaaattaaattaactttaaaaaaaatttattttaaaatttaactttaaaaattattttaaacttaaaattttatatttaacttaaaattttaactttaaaaattttatatttaacttaaaaatttaactttaaaaaaaaactattttaaaaattctttaaaaactgttttaaaaattctttaaaatctattttaaaaataattttaaaaactattttaaaaattctttaaaaactattttaaaaattctttaaaatctattataaaacttttttaaaaattctttaaaaactattttaaaaattctttaaaaactattttaaaaattcgttaaaatctattttaaaaattctttaaaaactactttaaaaatctattttgaaaattctttaaaaatctattttgaaaattctttaaaaactattttaaaaattctttaaaaactattttaaaaacttcttaaaaaaaatattttaaaaaattctttaaaaaacaattttaaaaattctttaaaaactattttgaaaattcttaaaaaaaacaattttaaaaattttttaaaaacaattttgaaaattattcaaaaaactatttaaaaaaaaaattctttaaaaactattttaaaaaattctttaaaaactattttaaaaaattctttaaaaactattttgaaaattctttaaaaacaattttgaaaattctttaaaaatctattttgaaaattctttaaaaactattttaaaaaatctttaaaaactattttaaaaaattctttaaaaaaaaatattttcaaaattctttaaaaaactattttaaattctttaaaaactattttaaaaattctttaaaaattattttaaaaattctttaaaatcatcaaaaaaattttaaaaaaaatttattttaaaaactttaaaaaaatcattttagaaattattttataaacttaaaaaaaaaatcgttttaaaaattcttttaaaaattattttaaaaactttaaaaaatcattttaaaaattcttttaaaaacttttttttaaaaaaatcatttaaaaaattcttttaaaaacttttaaaaataattttaaaaaattcttttaaatattatttttcactttaataaaattttgttaacttttttaaaataataataataataataataataataaatttatttttatagattattttcactttaaaaattattatttaggctttaaacttatttttattcttaaacattattttaatcttaaaaattatttttaaacttaatttaacttaactgaaaattaaaacttaatattgaaattacaattaaaaattttaacttaaacttaaaattaatcttaaacttaaattaaccactactattaatttaaatctaaaatcaaaactgaatcaaatcGTATGTTAATtgttaaacatattataaaaatcattttaaatccctTTTAAACACCGTTTTAGAAATCCCATTAGAAatcccttttaaaaaaaaatttaataataataataaataaataataataacaataataataataaaaatcttctaaattcatttaaaacttagacacctatcttaaaaacttaaatctcattaacttaaaccttaaacctaattatgtataacttaaattgtttaagtctaactttagttgagaactaaaattgacttaaattaaaccttacttaattgtgtttaataactttaaccaCATGCTAACCTCAAAAtaaattaatcctacttaaaaggaagtaaataaaaaaataataattataactaacactttcagtgaccaactcaatcaattaatacgaaatttaaaatattttattaagtattaaattattaaatcaagtaaaaattaatcaataaattattgataatggccaactatttttgattttataaagtttatcttattaaaccttaaactgaagcttaagcgcctgaatctaatattaattattgattaatcaaactcaaataaacaattatatcaaggatacagagataaatatgtaaataatataagtgttaccaaatcccctagaacacttaggtagacaaatgtgttagggcttgaaatttaacacactcaaaccttagcattatattaagggggagtaataaataaggaggattaataatttaaaggagtatcaaattcagggggagatttattttttaattatctccttaagtgttattttttaatcttctctttaaaatctctctagaaaattctacctcaatttttaaaaaaaattctactttgaatatttttagcaaatattttcaaacttttatgtcaggtttagggggaggaattaattaaaaatttccctttatttaaaatattttaaaatttgtgtttgaaaaatattttcttaaaaatttcttaaacctatttttgaaaactaactcttataaaactaagttgtttttaaaaattgggttttactttttattgtaaattgattttgaaaattagatttaacttatttttgaaaattgaatttaaaaatctagttcttaaaatttgattttacttaattttgacaatttgatttgaaagttaaattttacaaaaattagttttaataaTTGCTTtattattgaaaattgtggaaattagatttttcaaaacttaagttcacaaactaagcttctcaaaatcattttccttaatgttgaaaattgaatcttttacaaacttagtgttgaaaaataaatttcaattagttttgaaaaatagatttttcaaacttagttgtggaattttgattttgaaaacttatgtttgaaaacttgaatttttaaactttgaccttaaaaactatacttaaaaaattagctatctttcagttatctttcaagacttagttttctttccaaagatttaagaaataaaagcaaaataatctatgttttaaactcccccagattaacttgacattatttcttactttatCTAAAGTCTGTATTGACAttagttcttttgatgaatgacaaagggggagggttaggtggttaagttagctaaactaaactgaaaatacaaactaacttaaagaccacataaatgcatgttgttatacttgcatatattttcactaacttaaccaggttgtcattccatcaaaaagggggagattgttggtgcggttagcactaacgatttaacccaggttttgatgaaataacaaatcaggttaagttagtttgttgttgtctgacactttgatcgagtgtgcaggagaagtccagacaggtcgacgggctgaccggatgtctagcacgaagcccagctaggtcgacgggctgaccggatagctggcacgaagtccaagcggatcgacgggttgatcggacgcttaggcacgaagtccagctaggtcaacgggctgaccggatagctggcacgaagtccagacgggtcgacgggctgaccgaacgtctggcaggtaagtgaggtaagtcattggaggggagtgactgcgaggacgtgttcccgggaagggaacattaggcgtcgatccggcttagatcaatttcggatatctaaatcgagatcgtgactagattcctgtctcggaaagacggaatctaagtcatacttcttatactgaactcataaactgtgctaacactttattttgtatgatctatttgtctcggactaaccttgttttgcaggaaagctgTTCGCTGAAAaatggtggtccgagcgcccggagggcaCCCGGGAGGCACCcaggcgccctggaggcaaaaattatcctgatcgcgcgtcgccacttggagctcgctggttggacttgccacgtctcaccagggcgcccggaagggatctagggcgccccgagcttcatataaaagatggggcggaggcagagctGAATATACAAcgatcaactcagaactcttagactgcttgctctgctgctctgcgctccaacgacactaacgaagctccgacaacgcgcccttgtcCTTGTGATTTTCTTTTtctcggtatagctttgttttaattttcattagcatttcttgtactgtctttgtaatcattatttcgaattgctagtgaattgcccaacgaaagtactcacggagtacaggccttcgagtaggagtcgtcacaggctccgaatgaagtaaaaattactgtgtctattgtttttaaattccgctgcgcttaactctttttaacgctgtttttcgaatcgatattcatcccccccctctatcgacgtttcacgatccaacataaCTTTCAAGTTGCTCGCAGCACTAGCAGCCAACCGCCGGCCGGCACAGCCGCCATCAGCTAGCTGCCGGCTAGCACAGCCGCCAGCAGCCTGATGGCGGCCGACGACAGCCGACACAGCTGCAGGCAGGCGCAGGCGGCCGACGACAGCTGGCACAGCCACAAGCAGGCGCAGGCGACCGCTGGCCAGCGCAGAAGCCCGCATGCGGCCGCCGCCGACCGCCGCCAGCCGCCAACTAGCTCAGAAGCCCGCTGGCGGCCAAAGGCGACCGCCGCCAGCCGCTGGCCGTCGAAAAAACCCACTGCGGCCGAGGAAGCCCACTACGGGCATGCGCCACCGCTTGTGGACGCAGGCCAACGACAACTGCCGATCAccagaaaaaaaaggaaaaaaaaaacaaaacctaaCCTGCGATCGGGATTGGGAGAACTAAGAAGTGTCGGCCATCCGCGTGCATGAGGGAAACAACGATCGAGACTAGGGTTTTTTTAGGGAGTGTTGCCGACGGAAtatgaattccgtcggtataCTTATTTTTACCGATGGAATGAGTTATTCCGTCAGTAAATTCCTTGGTTCATCGACGGAAATCTGAATTTCGTCGGTAACACAACGACTTACCGACGGAATAAgtcattccgtcggtaaaaattaagtataccgacggaattcatattccgtcggtattcccaTCGGAAATGCTGGTTTTTTTTTGTAGTGCGAGCTTGAACGAGCATCTCCAcctcctcttgagtgagcgtcgtggtggtgagtcgtccagtgtcctccatcttctcaactcggatgcaggtggcgttcccacagacgtcactaaatatgatcctgtccgaaagtcgaagagacggaaAGCTGAGGATGTGGCGCTCACGCTGACCCCCTGTGGACTCCGCGCGGACCTGCAACATAACCTATGTCAGTGCCGAACCAGAGAAGGGGTcttcggcgttggccctccgacactcaagtcaatcaccggcgATGAGAAAtgaagcgaagcaacaagaactgtagcacaaacagtgaatatcgcgTATATTGCATACCtacgccgatgcttggacccctctttatatagagctccggtagcgcgtgtgcacgcttcccaagacaaatacgcttctcaaagctttccctgaaaagatttgtcagtaaagtgtccctgacacaacatatctctgaagtgacagtggaagcttcggCCATACGATCTTCTGGCAGCCCATGTCTGGTGTCggcggcaccaactcccaaaaggatgttgaggGATATCAACGTACTGTACCACCAGGCCCAGGGGGTTGGCCGCTCAGCTGTCTATTCGTCGCTCTGGTGCCCCGTCCGGTCGGCCAGAAGCTCGATACTCCTTGCCTGCTTGAACGAAGTTCCACTCTGCCACTGTCAAGTTTACTGTCAGGCTGAGTGGGGTAGTTGCTCGGTCGAAGTTGAACTCTGTCGATGTCAGGCCTTGTTGTCtggtcgagcggggtagccgctcggctcggcttctacgcgtcgttctcccttgagcgtcggtcATTTAAATGCTTCCCGTGTCGTAGTCGATGACGGGTTGGAGCCCTCTCCCCGGTCGGGGCATGTTTCACCCTACCCGCCGATGCCTTCTacgcgttgaccgccttgactttgacctccattgtGGCAATGGGGTGAGGCCTTTCATCATCACCATATCAGTATGTTTATTTAATACTGTTAATGTGTTTTGAATAAAATTGATGAGACCAAGGCTGgtacaaaatgaaaaaaaaaatatattggaagaaggagaagaaagtttTTCTTAAGAAAAAAGATTATGATTTTGTGATTTATAGATTTAGATATTTGGTGATGTATGAGTTGATTCGTTTAAAATTTCTTGTAAAATGTTAGACATTTGGTGATGTATGACTTGACTTGTTTAAAACTTCTTATAAAATGTTAGACATTTGGTGATATTTTGATTTGATGTTAGatgtatgattttatttttgatgtatgaaTTGTGATTTGGTTTAatgtatgttttattttgttaGAAATGTTGGATAGGATGTGTATATACAATGTGTATGGATTTATTTGTTAAACTGGTTTGATATTGTTTGTATTAACAAGATGCAATGTAGAAATagttatttttggatttttttttttggtttgtgATGAATTTAGCAACGAAAATTTTTCGTTGCTAAACTATCATAGCgtatcattaaaaaaaactacAATGAATCATATATTCATCGCAGAATCTGCGATGAATCGTATATTTGTCGCAGATTCTGCATCGAATTGTATATTCATCGTGGATTTAAGATGAATCTACTGATTGCGGATTTATGCGACGAATTCTTAAATTCGTCGTCGATTTTTAGCGACAAAATCTATTTTCGTTGGAAAATATGCGACAAAAATTGGATTAGTCGCTAACTTTGGGATGAAAAAAAAATTCGTCGCAGATTTGCATTTCTCAATTTTGTGACggatttttttttacaaagttgTCACAAAATTTgttataaaaatttttttttttagtgataTATCTTCCTTTTTTTAATGCGGTTTCtatttgtctaatttgatttgtttatttgtatagTTTACCTATCTAGTATGTATGTCTATCTATTTGGTCTAGTTTATttgttttaagttttgatttctgATTTTGGCTTAcagttttaattttaggttttgaTTTATGAGTTATGGTTTTTTTTCTAGGTTCTAGTTTCTGGGTTTTGATTTTGGGATCTAGTTCTGTTCTAAGTTTTGGTTTTATTCTAGGTATTGATTTTTTCTTAAGTTCTAATTTTGTTCGAGGTTTAGACTCTAGTTCTGTTTTGGGTTATGATTGTGTTATgagtttttttgatttttttttttaaagatagaaGGTGGTGAAATGTAGCAATGTACATTATAAATGAGTTGATTTAAACCTGGACAGATTGATCAAGTTTGTTGGATAGGTCACAGGGAGTCAGAAGTTTCAAATCGAGAAAGTGAAATGCATATGTTTACGTTGAGGGGAGGTGACCATATCGTTACCTTCCATTCGCCTCTTTTTTACTCTCTATTCTTATATCTCATatattttttatacttaaaaatttggggtgttatatttaaaaaaaaaaaataagaatgtaAAAGtcttaaaaatcaaataaattcaaaattgaaaacatgataacatctagatattcaaagtttaaaatttaaaaaaaaagaaataaaattaagttatatacTGCCCAAACTAAGTTAAATCATCATTTGCCATCTAACCCAATTTAATTACATCAGTATCTTTCTAATACCTGACAAAGCAATCCTTTTCTTTTGTACTAGAGCAATCTTGAATTGAAGTATTGCCCATTAGACTAAAAATAACATTTTTATTTGAGAGAAACAATGTAGAAAACAATTACTTTTTATCTCAATCACAAATGAACTCGCGCCATTATTATAATTGAGACTTTGACACGCAAACATACAAatacataagaaaaaaaaaagcaatgCTGATTTTGATACACGAACATACCAGCAACAATACCGATTACTTTTATTGGACTCCAttgttttttggttttttttaCCGTGGTCCAGAACTACAACCATCAGCAACTAGCATGGAACCCGGAGCCTCCAGCATCTCCCATCTCAGGCTCATAGTACACTGAAAAAACAAAGTCACTTCGTACATAAATTTTAATGTTAATCaattttgaatatttattttatttctaactTCACCATTACCAGCACTtcgatttttcttttttctctttgtaatctTTTTTCTCTGGGTTTTCATTTTCACTGTAGAGAATTTGAATATAACGATAAGGAAATTCGGGAACTGGCATCATAGGTACCCTGCCGGACGTAGGTATTCTTGAAGGGTATCTAATTGAATTGATCGCATCGCCGGCCTCATTTTGTAACTTCTCAAGATCAAAGTGGCCTTCGACTATCACCGTCCCATTGCGATACTCTACGTCGATATCTTCACCCGAGGCTGTCACCGAAGCAGTGCATGTTAATAACAGAATATAATATAGACTGTATTTTAATTAAGCAAGAAATCAGCTAAACTTTGAAGCTTTTCTATGACGCCTTTTATCTTTTCCAAACGCAATATTTCTGGAGACTTAGCCTTCATCATCTCGTTACTAGTTGGCGAAACGGGATCTGAAGACGAGTGAGAATCGCCCACCTTCTCCATTCCGTTGCACTTGATGGATCAGAGGAAATTAAGGGAGAGTCTGATCCCCCTTAG is drawn from Zingiber officinale cultivar Zhangliang chromosome 1B, Zo_v1.1, whole genome shotgun sequence and contains these coding sequences:
- the LOC121982369 gene encoding uncharacterized protein LOC121982369 codes for the protein MEKVGDSHSSSDPVSPTSNEMMKAKSPEILRLEKIKGVIEKLQTSGEDIDVEYRNGTVIVEGHFDLEKLQNEAGDAINSIRYPSRIPTSGRVPMMPVPEFPYRYIQILYSENENPEKKDYKEKKEKSKCCVL